A genomic region of Papaver somniferum cultivar HN1 chromosome 7, ASM357369v1, whole genome shotgun sequence contains the following coding sequences:
- the LOC113294308 gene encoding uncharacterized protein LOC113294308 — MIGELLAQKQSKDEEKQILSMKKSMDSPFVEKIRRYRPPSNLNQPQFKEFSDGRNGNPVEHVQRFQASMSLWIFSDELLCGTFPMTLTGKALTWFSQLESNSIRSFRILSDVFFEKYKINLGIKKESSHLFLLHREPGESLFDFNRRFRQEFNEFGKVDEGFVIEAYKNAMDYDEFGIYNSLEVQPVKNLKELYDRGDRYAKDKKEKKAKLSRTTKRFGTEGHATPRQHFQAILKGKSR, encoded by the coding sequence ATGATTGGTGAGCTGTTAGCCCAAAAGCAATCCAAAGATGAAGAGAAACAAATTTTATCAATGAAAAAATCGATGGACTCCCCATTTGTTGAAAAGATAAGGCGCTACCGCCCACCGTCGAATTTAAACCAGCCTCAATTCAAGGAGTTTTCCGACGGACGCAATGGAAATCCAGTGGAGCACGTCCAACGATTTCAAGCCTCAATGAGTTTGTGGATCTTCAGCGACGAGCTACTCTGTGGAACCTTTCCAATGACCTTGACGGGTAAGGCTCTAACTTGGTTCTCACAATTAGAGTCAAATTCAATTAGGAGTTTCAGGATTCTTTCAGatgtgttttttgaaaaatacaagATTAACCTCGGAATCAAAAAAGAGAGCAGTCATTTATTCCTCTTGCACAGAGAGCCTGGCGAAAGTCTTTTTGATTTTAATAGGAGATTTCGTCAAGAATTTAATGAATTTGGAAAGGTGGACGAGGGATTCGTAATAGAGGCATATAAAAATGCAATGGATTACGATGAGTTTGGAATTTACAACTCGTTAGAAGTTCAACCAGTAAAAAACCTCAAAGAGTTGTATGACAGGGGTGATAGGTACGCCAAagacaagaaggaaaagaaagcaaaGTTGTCACGAACAACAAAAAGGTTCGGAACCGAGGGACACGCCACACCACGACAACATTTTCAGGCGATTTTAAAGGGAAAATCACGATGA
- the LOC113294309 gene encoding nuclear speckle splicing regulatory protein 1-like, whose translation MNSSGANQLEMDVDAPTRNPSGQHANNRTLRSAFVHTHQDERDEMETSLSSTASAARSQLREEDIANKGVRANQQPAQANNPPAAQVNNSRVTPIDLTLRERFQELERENKRLKVALEKRKELEEEAIPHSEINRSNRRAIRERYDPRRGDEVLNDRRLSQNDARRSEDVRNVYQSRDHHDDDYYDRYVQYDDHYYTAEQDRRTRSSRKKHRQRDDHINDDHSKRSRRDKDLSKRRKESDKNERIRRETEGDSVRGKNSTKEGLVK comes from the exons ATGAATTCTTCAGGAGCAAATCAACTTGAGATGGACGTTGATGCACCTACCAGAAATCCTTCAGGTCAACATGCCAACAATCGAACTTTAAGGAGCGCTTTCGTCCATACTCATCAAGACGAAAGGGACGAAATGGAAACATCGCTCTCATCAACAGCATCAGCCGCTCGTTCT CAGCTTCGTGAGGAGGACATCGCTAATAAAGGAGTACGGGCTAACCAACAGCCTGCGCAAGCTAACAACCCACCAGCTGCACAAGTTAACAATTCGCGGGTGACTCCTATCGACTTGACGTTACGTGAGCGTTTCCAGGAATTGGAAAGGGAAAACAAGCGACTCAAGGTTGCATTGGAGAAAAGAAAGGAGCTTGAAGAAGAAGCTATTCCACATTCCGAAATTAATAGGTCAAACCGTCGTGCTATCCGAGAACGATACGACCCACGCAGAGGGGACGAAGTCCTTAACGATCGTCGGCTCAGTCAAAATGATGCAAGAAGAAGCGAGGATGTCAGGAACGTTTATCAAAGTCGCGATCACCATGATGACGATTATTATGATCGTTATGTGCAATATGATGATCATTATTACACGGCCGAGCAAGATAGGCGAACCAGATCAAGTCGCAAGAAACATAGACAAAGGGATGATCATATCAATGATGATCACTCGAAGAGGTCTAGACGTGATAAAGACCTTTCTAAAAGGAGAAAGGAGTCTGACAAGAATGAGCGGATTCGCAGAGAAACTGAGGGAGACTCGGTGAGAGGGAAGAACTCAACAAAAGAAGGCTTAGTGAAATGA